The sequence TACAGCAAGGACCTGATCATCTGGAACGCGTACAACTCCGAGATCGGCGGCGTTTGGCTGTGGGCCGGAGCGCTGGCCGGGGCGCTTCTGACCTCCGTCTACACCTTCCGCATGGTGTTCCTGACCTTCTACCGCGAGGCTACGGAGTGGGTGCGGCATCTCATGCCCATCCGCGAGCCGGGCCCGTGCGTGCGCATTCCTCTGGGGGTCCTGGCGGTGCTGTCGGTGGCGGCCGGGGTGATCGAGCTGCCCCACACCATGGGCTCGCTGACCCTGTTCTCCGGTTTCCTGAACACGGCGCTGCCCGAGTATCACGGCGTGCACGCGAGCTACGGCACCGAGCTTCTGTTCGAGCTGCTGGCGGCGGCGGCGTCGCTGGGCGGCATCTGGCTCGTGTGGACGCTGGTGATGGCGTCGCCCGGGTCCATGGAGCGCATCGCGGCGCAGCCGTGGGCGCGCGGTCTGGAACGCCTGTGGTTCAGCGGCTGGGGCTTCGACGCGCTCTATGACGCGCTTTTCGTCAAGCCCTGGCTGTGGTGCGCGAAGGTCAACAAGGACGACTTCATCGATTTCTTCTATCGCGCCGTCGCCTTCGTCACCGAGACGCTCCACTTCGTCGCGAGCATGACCCAGACGGGCGCGGTGCGGTGGTACGCCACCGGCATCGCGGTGGGCGCGGTACTGACCGTGGGACTGGTGATCATCCTATGAGCCTTGCCTGGATCCTGCTTCTGCCTTTCGCGGGCGGCCTCGCGGCGTGGATCGCGGGGCGGTGGAGCGACCCGTGGGCGCGCTGGATCGCGCTGGGGACGGCGCTGCTCCACCTGTTGCTGCTGCTGGTGACCTGGGGCGTGTTCTTCACCGAGGTCGTGCCCGCGCCGGGCGGCTGGCTGATGGCTTCCAAGCACCCCTGGATCCCGCAGTTGGGCATCAGCTTCCACTTGGCCGTGGACGGCATCAGCCTGTTGATGCTGCTGCTCGCGAGTTTCCTCACGGTCCTGGCGGTGCTGACCTCCTGGACGTCCATCACCCGCTCGGTGGGGTTCTACCACTTCAACCTGCTGCTGATCCTGACGGCCCTGTCGGGCGTGTTCATCGCCTTCGACCTGTTCCTTTTCTTCGCCTTCTGGGAGATCTCGCTGCTGCCGCTGTACTTTCTCATCGGCATCTGGGGCTACGAGAACCGCGTCTACGCCACCACCAAGTTCTTCATCATCACCCAGGGGAGCGGCCTGCTGATGCTGGTGGCCATCCTGGGGCTGGTGGTGGTGCACTGGCAGTCCACCGGCGTCCTCACCTTCGACTACCTGGACCTCGTGGGCACGGTCATGTCGGAGACCAAGGCGATGTGGCTGATGCTGGGCTTCTTCATCGCCTTCGCCGTGAAGCTCCCGGTGGTGCCGTTCCACACCTGGCTGCCCGACGCCCATACCCAGGCCCCCACCGCGGGCAGCGTGGCGCTGGCGGGCTTGGTGCTCAAGATCGGCGCCTACGGCATGCTCCGCATCGTGGTGCCCATGTTCCCTCAGGCGGCGGCGGACTTCGCCCTGGCGGCCATGATCCTGGCCGTGGTGGGCATCCTCTACGGCGCGCTCCTGGCCCTGGGCCAGACCGACCTGAAGCGCATGGTGGCCTACACCAGCATCAGCCACATGGGCTTCGTGCTGCTGGGGATCTTCGCCGGGAACGAGCTGGCGCTTCAGGGGGCGGTGATCATCATGCTGTCCCACGGCTTCAGCGCCGCCGCGCTGTTCATCATGGTGGGAGACCTGCAGCACCGCACGCACACGCGCGAGCTGGGCCGGTTCGGCGGACTGTGGGCGGTGATGCCGCGCATGGGCGGGGTGGGGCTGTTCTTCGCCATGGCGTCGCTGGGGCTGCCCGGGCTCGCGAGCTTCGTGGGCGAGTTCCTGGTGCTGCTGGGGGCTTTCCAAGTGAACATGCCGCTGACGGTGCTGGCTTCGGTGGGCCTCGTGGCCGCCACCGTCTACTCGCTGTGGATGATGCAGAAGGTCTACTACGGGGCCAACACCGGGGACTGGCAGGTTGACGACACCAGCGGCCGGGAGATGACCATCATGGCCTCGCTCATCGGCGCGACGCTGTGGCTCGGACTCTACCCGCAGCCGGTGTT is a genomic window of Deltaproteobacteria bacterium containing:
- a CDS encoding NADH-quinone oxidoreductase subunit M is translated as MSLAWILLLPFAGGLAAWIAGRWSDPWARWIALGTALLHLLLLLVTWGVFFTEVVPAPGGWLMASKHPWIPQLGISFHLAVDGISLLMLLLASFLTVLAVLTSWTSITRSVGFYHFNLLLILTALSGVFIAFDLFLFFAFWEISLLPLYFLIGIWGYENRVYATTKFFIITQGSGLLMLVAILGLVVVHWQSTGVLTFDYLDLVGTVMSETKAMWLMLGFFIAFAVKLPVVPFHTWLPDAHTQAPTAGSVALAGLVLKIGAYGMLRIVVPMFPQAAADFALAAMILAVVGILYGALLALGQTDLKRMVAYTSISHMGFVLLGIFAGNELALQGAVIIMLSHGFSAAALFIMVGDLQHRTHTRELGRFGGLWAVMPRMGGVGLFFAMASLGLPGLASFVGEFLVLLGAFQVNMPLTVLASVGLVAATVYSLWMMQKVYYGANTGDWQVDDTSGREMTIMASLIGATLWLGLYPQPVLTTSGHALAEMKKFAAEARATAARPEGTESAASGAVASTSPVGGERP